In Bremerella alba, one genomic interval encodes:
- a CDS encoding ZIP family metal transporter, with protein MLLLAIYCLLIIAASLLGGWLPVVIRLTHTRMQMMMSAVGGLMLGVGILHMLPHGIAECNSLDWAMGSLLVGLITTFFLMRLFHFHEHAPIENEYPGTAASDHEHGGHLHCDHEHDHPGHAPQHNHSHEAPDSRMRWLGVFLGLSLHTLLDGIALAAGVSAAAHHESGFLGLLGLGVFLGIFLHKPLDALSITFIMRQSKWPVSTISIVNLGYALMCPLGVLLFYVGYNGFDANKQFMVGMALCFSAGVFLCISLADILPEVQFHSHDKVKLSLVMLLGVGVAYLIGLAEPGGLHDHSQPPKDQAAEVADP; from the coding sequence ATGCTTCTGCTGGCGATCTACTGTTTGTTGATCATCGCTGCTTCCCTGTTGGGAGGGTGGCTGCCAGTGGTCATTCGTCTGACGCATACCCGCATGCAGATGATGATGAGCGCCGTGGGGGGGCTGATGTTGGGAGTGGGGATTCTGCATATGCTCCCGCATGGGATTGCCGAGTGCAATTCGTTGGATTGGGCGATGGGCAGTTTGCTGGTGGGCTTAATCACCACGTTCTTTTTGATGCGTTTGTTTCATTTTCATGAACACGCTCCTATCGAAAACGAATACCCAGGCACGGCGGCCAGCGATCACGAGCATGGCGGGCACTTGCATTGCGATCATGAGCACGATCATCCAGGACACGCCCCGCAGCACAATCACTCGCATGAGGCCCCTGACTCGAGGATGCGCTGGCTAGGCGTCTTCTTGGGTTTGTCTTTGCACACGCTGCTAGATGGAATTGCCCTGGCTGCCGGTGTCTCGGCGGCAGCCCATCACGAGTCAGGCTTCCTGGGACTGCTAGGGCTGGGCGTCTTTCTGGGGATCTTCTTACACAAACCCCTCGATGCGTTGTCGATTACCTTCATCATGCGGCAAAGCAAGTGGCCAGTTAGTACCATCAGTATCGTCAATCTCGGTTACGCGTTGATGTGCCCTTTGGGCGTCCTGTTGTTTTATGTCGGCTACAACGGGTTCGATGCGAACAAACAATTTATGGTCGGTATGGCCCTCTGTTTCTCGGCGGGGGTCTTCCTGTGTATTTCTCTGGCCGACATCTTGCCGGAAGTGCAGTTTCACTCGCACGATAAGGTCAAGCTCTCGCTGGTCATGCTGCTGGGGGTTGGTGTCGCCTACCTGATTGGTCTGGCCGAACCAGGCGGCCTGCACGACCATAGCCAACCGCCCAAAGATCAAGCGGCAGAAGTCGCCGATCCTTAG